A region from the Mycolicibacterium litorale genome encodes:
- a CDS encoding dolichyl-phosphate-mannose--protein mannosyltransferase, with protein sequence MTAPATDAPRAVPVISPGPLMPVADFGPVDRLQGWAMTAVITALAAITRFLNLGSPTDAGTPIFDEKHYAPQAWQVLHNNGVEDNPGYGLVVHPPVGKQLIAIGEALFGYNGLGWRFSGAVCGVIMILLVARIVRRISRSTLVGGIAGLLLIADGVSFVTARTALLDGFLTVFVVAAFGCLMVDRDQVRERMHVALMEGRIGETPWGPRLGVRWWRFGAGVLLGLACATKWSGLYFVAFFGVMTLALDIAARRQYRVPRPWVGAVRRDAGPSLYALVLVPFAVYLASYTPWFASETGVNRHEAGQSIGEDSAWPIPDAVRSLWHYTHAAYRFHSGLTNSDGNHHPWESKPWTWPMSLRPVLYAIDNQDVPGCGAQSCVKAVMLVGTPAMWFLAVPVLAWAVWRTFVRRDWRYAVALTGYAAGFLPWFADIDRQMYFFYAAVMAPFLIMMIALILGDILHAPRQNAERRTLGLMVVAGYVALVITNFAWLFPILTGIPISQSTWNMQIWLPSWR encoded by the coding sequence GTGACCGCCCCCGCCACCGATGCGCCGCGCGCGGTCCCCGTCATCAGTCCCGGGCCGTTGATGCCGGTGGCGGACTTCGGACCGGTCGACCGGCTGCAGGGCTGGGCGATGACCGCGGTGATCACCGCGCTGGCCGCGATCACCCGGTTCCTCAACCTCGGCTCGCCCACCGATGCGGGCACGCCGATCTTCGACGAGAAGCACTACGCGCCTCAGGCGTGGCAGGTGCTGCACAACAACGGCGTCGAGGACAATCCCGGATACGGGCTGGTGGTGCACCCGCCGGTCGGCAAACAGCTGATCGCGATCGGCGAGGCGCTGTTCGGCTACAACGGGCTGGGCTGGCGGTTCTCCGGCGCGGTGTGCGGCGTGATCATGATCCTGCTGGTGGCGCGGATCGTGCGGCGGATCAGCCGCTCGACCCTGGTCGGCGGGATCGCCGGGCTGCTGCTGATCGCCGACGGCGTGTCATTCGTCACCGCGCGGACCGCGCTGCTCGACGGGTTCCTCACCGTGTTCGTCGTCGCGGCGTTCGGCTGCCTGATGGTCGACCGCGACCAGGTGCGCGAGCGCATGCACGTCGCGCTCATGGAGGGCCGGATCGGGGAGACGCCGTGGGGCCCGCGGCTGGGTGTGCGGTGGTGGCGCTTCGGTGCCGGCGTGCTGCTCGGCCTGGCGTGTGCGACCAAGTGGTCGGGGCTGTACTTCGTGGCCTTCTTCGGCGTCATGACGCTGGCGCTCGACATCGCGGCCCGTCGGCAGTACCGGGTGCCAAGACCGTGGGTCGGCGCCGTACGGCGTGACGCCGGGCCGTCGCTGTACGCGTTGGTGCTGGTGCCGTTCGCGGTGTACCTGGCGTCGTACACGCCGTGGTTCGCCTCCGAGACGGGGGTGAACCGGCACGAGGCCGGCCAGTCCATCGGGGAAGACAGCGCGTGGCCGATCCCCGACGCGGTGCGCTCGCTGTGGCATTACACGCACGCGGCCTACCGGTTCCACTCCGGGCTGACCAACTCCGACGGCAACCACCACCCGTGGGAGTCCAAACCGTGGACGTGGCCGATGTCGCTGCGGCCGGTGCTGTACGCGATCGACAACCAGGACGTACCCGGCTGCGGGGCGCAGTCGTGTGTGAAGGCCGTGATGCTGGTCGGCACGCCGGCCATGTGGTTCCTCGCGGTGCCGGTGCTGGCGTGGGCGGTGTGGCGGACGTTCGTGCGGCGCGACTGGCGCTACGCGGTCGCGCTGACCGGCTACGCGGCGGGGTTCCTGCCGTGGTTCGCCGACATCGACCGGCAGATGTACTTCTTCTACGCGGCGGTGATGGCGCCGTTCCTGATCATGATGATCGCGTTGATCCTCGGCGACATCCTGCACGCGCCCAGGCAGAACGCCGAGCGGCGCACGCTCGGGTTGATGGTCGTCGCCGGCTACGTGGCGCTGGTGATCACGAACTTCGCGTGGCTCTTCCCGATCCTGACCGGCATCCCGATCAGCCAGTCGACGTGGAACATGCAGATCTGGCTGCCGAGCTGGCGTTGA
- the arcA gene encoding arginine deiminase, producing the protein MTLGCDSEVGTLRVAILHRPGAELQRLTPRNNDALLFDGLPWVSRAQDEHDAFAELLRSRGVEVLLLADLLTEALASGAARMHGIAAAVDPRRLGIPLAQELSAYLRTLDAAQLAHVLVAGMTFNELPFAASDLSLVRRMHHGGDFVIDPLPNLLFTRDSSFWIGPRVAITSLALPARSRETSLTDLIYAHHPRFLGVRRAYESRSAPVEGGDVLLLAPGVVAVGVGERTTPAGAEALARSLFDDDLAHTVLAVPIAQERAQMHLDTVCTMVDVDAVVMYPQVVDTLSAFTIRRDGQGGVRIDDAAPFVTAAAEAMGIDRLRVIDTGLDPVTAEREQWDDGNNTLALAPGVVAAYERNTETNARLADSGIEVLPIAASELGTGRGGPRCMSCPAARDPL; encoded by the coding sequence GTGACATTGGGCTGCGATTCCGAGGTCGGCACGTTACGGGTGGCCATCCTGCACCGCCCCGGCGCCGAGCTGCAGCGGTTGACCCCCCGCAACAACGACGCGCTGTTGTTCGACGGGTTGCCGTGGGTGTCCCGCGCACAGGACGAACACGACGCGTTCGCCGAACTGCTGCGGTCACGCGGCGTCGAGGTGCTGCTGCTGGCCGACCTGTTGACCGAGGCGCTGGCCAGTGGCGCGGCGCGCATGCACGGCATCGCCGCCGCCGTCGATCCCCGGCGACTGGGAATCCCGCTCGCCCAGGAACTCTCGGCGTATCTACGCACGCTCGACGCCGCCCAGCTGGCGCATGTGCTCGTGGCTGGGATGACGTTCAACGAGTTGCCGTTCGCCGCGAGCGACCTGTCGCTGGTGCGGCGGATGCACCACGGCGGAGACTTCGTGATCGACCCGCTGCCGAACCTGTTGTTCACGCGCGACTCGTCGTTCTGGATCGGCCCGCGCGTGGCGATCACGTCGCTGGCGCTGCCGGCACGGTCGCGGGAGACGTCGCTGACCGATCTGATCTACGCCCACCATCCGCGGTTTCTCGGGGTGCGCCGGGCCTACGAGTCGCGGTCGGCGCCGGTCGAAGGTGGCGACGTGCTGCTGCTGGCGCCGGGTGTGGTCGCGGTCGGTGTGGGGGAGCGGACGACGCCGGCTGGGGCGGAGGCGTTGGCGCGCAGCCTGTTCGACGACGACCTGGCCCACACCGTGCTCGCCGTGCCGATCGCCCAGGAGCGGGCGCAGATGCACCTCGACACCGTGTGCACGATGGTCGACGTCGACGCGGTCGTGATGTACCCGCAGGTGGTGGACACGCTGTCGGCGTTCACGATCCGCCGCGACGGGCAGGGCGGCGTGCGGATCGACGACGCCGCGCCGTTCGTCACCGCCGCCGCCGAGGCGATGGGCATCGACCGATTGCGGGTCATCGACACGGGCCTGGACCCGGTCACGGCCGAACGGGAACAGTGGGACGACGGCAACAACACGCTGGCCCTCGCGCCGGGTGTCGTGGCGGCCTACGAGCGCAACACCGAAACCAATGCGCGACTGGCTGATTCGGGTATCGAGGTGCTGCCGATCGCCGCGTCGGAGCTGGGCACGGGCCGGGGTGGGCCGCGTTGTATGTCGTGTCCGGCCGCCCGCGACCCGCTGTAG
- the soxR gene encoding redox-sensitive transcriptional activator SoxR: MDGHELTPSEMSARSGVAVSALHFYEREGLITSRRTAGNQRRYARETLRRVAFIRMSQRLGIPLARIRAALATLPTDRVPTSKDWARLSASWRDDLDERIMHLQRLRDNLAGCIGCGCLSLKTCALANPGDVLAGSGPGPARL; the protein is encoded by the coding sequence ATGGACGGCCACGAGCTGACCCCGAGCGAGATGTCGGCCCGCAGCGGCGTCGCGGTCTCGGCGCTGCACTTCTACGAACGCGAGGGGCTCATCACCAGTCGGCGCACCGCGGGCAACCAGCGCCGCTACGCGCGCGAGACGCTGCGGCGGGTCGCGTTCATCCGGATGTCACAGCGCCTCGGCATCCCGTTGGCCCGCATCCGCGCCGCGCTGGCCACCCTGCCCACCGACCGGGTGCCCACCAGCAAGGACTGGGCGAGACTCTCCGCGAGCTGGCGCGACGACCTCGACGAGCGGATCATGCACCTGCAGCGGCTGCGCGACAACCTCGCCGGCTGCATCGGCTGCGGATGTCTGAGCCTGAAGACCTGCGCGCTGGCCAACCCCGGTGACGTCCTCGCCGGCAGCGGACCGGGACCCGCTCGCCTCTGA
- a CDS encoding alpha-ketoglutarate-dependent dioxygenase AlkB — translation MELALQGSLFEHAERRILGNGAWLDVRSGWLTDADTLFDELREVIPWRAERRQMYERVLDVPRLLSFHNLVDDEAPHPRLKQMRRRLNDTYGGELGEPFTTAGLCLYRDGNDSVAWHGDNIGRSSTEDTMVAIVGLGATRTFALRPRGGGPSLRIQHHHGDLLVMGGSCQRTWEHAIPKTTRPTGPRISIQFRPYNVR, via the coding sequence ATGGAGCTGGCTCTACAGGGCTCGCTTTTCGAGCACGCGGAGCGCCGCATTCTCGGCAACGGCGCATGGCTCGACGTCCGGTCGGGCTGGCTGACCGATGCCGACACCCTCTTCGACGAACTGCGTGAGGTCATCCCGTGGCGCGCCGAGCGCAGGCAGATGTACGAGCGGGTGCTGGACGTCCCGCGGCTGCTCAGCTTCCACAACCTCGTCGACGACGAGGCACCCCACCCCAGGCTCAAGCAGATGCGCCGCCGGCTCAACGACACCTACGGCGGCGAACTCGGCGAACCCTTCACCACCGCCGGCCTCTGCCTCTACCGTGACGGTAACGACAGCGTCGCCTGGCACGGCGACAACATCGGCCGCAGCAGCACCGAGGACACGATGGTCGCGATCGTCGGGCTCGGCGCGACCAGGACCTTCGCGCTGCGCCCACGCGGCGGCGGCCCGTCGCTGCGGATCCAGCACCACCACGGCGATCTGCTGGTGATGGGCGGGTCGTGCCAGCGCACCTGGGAACACGCGATCCCGAAGACGACGCGACC